The DNA window ATAGTCCGGCCGGGTGGGAGTACGAATATAGTTCGAGACCGCGTTCAGCGTGAGATAGACGATCTTGCGCGGATAGGGCGTGATGTTGCCGGCCGAACCGTGCACCAGGTTGCCGTGGAACATCAGCATGCCGCCGGCCTTGCCGGTCGGCGCGACAATGCCGCCTTCTTTCACCAGCCGCGTCACGGTTTCTTCGTCCAGCGTCCATAGCGGATAGGAGGTGGTCTCAAGGTCATGCGAGGCCTTGAGGTCGCCGGCAGTCTGGCTCTTCGGCACCAGCATCAAGGGGCCGTTGATCGGCATCACCTCGTCGAGGAAGATCGCGATATTCATCGCGCGCGGCTGCGGCATGCCGTCGTCGCGCTTCCAGGTGCCGTAGTCCTGGTGCCATTGCCAGACGTCGCCGGTGAAGGCCGACTTGGCGTTGATCTTGTACTGGTGCATGTAGACCTTCTCGCCGAAGATCCGCTCGACCGGATTGATCATGCGCGGATGCGCGCCGAGCAGGCCGAACGCCTCGTTGTAGAGATGGGCGGCAAAGGCGGTGCGCGGCGCGCCGCTCTTCTCGCGCCAGACTTCCGGGCGCTTGGTGTCGTAGATGCCTTCCGCCTCGCGTGCCAGCAGCGCCACTTCCTCGGGGCTGAACAGCTCCGGCAGAAACAGCCAGCCTTCCCGGTTGAAGTCATCGATCTGTTGCTGGGTCAGTTCCATGGCTGGTTCCTCCTGTTAAGATCGTCGCCGCACTGGGTCAGCACCTTAACAAGAAGCGGGGCCGCCGAACACCCATAGACGTTGAATCAATCCGCGATGGCGGCGAATTCAGCAGGGGGTTGAGTTGATAGCGGCCTTGAGCATGCGCTCCGGCTGGCGACGTTAGCCGAGCGATTATGACTGCGCCGTGCGTCGAGGGAGCCACAGGCTGGAGCTGACTGATCAT is part of the Bradyrhizobium erythrophlei genome and encodes:
- a CDS encoding phytanoyl-CoA dioxygenase family protein, yielding MELTQQQIDDFNREGWLFLPELFSPEEVALLAREAEGIYDTKRPEVWREKSGAPRTAFAAHLYNEAFGLLGAHPRMINPVERIFGEKVYMHQYKINAKSAFTGDVWQWHQDYGTWKRDDGMPQPRAMNIAIFLDEVMPINGPLMLVPKSQTAGDLKASHDLETTSYPLWTLDEETVTRLVKEGGIVAPTGKAGGMLMFHGNLVHGSAGNITPYPRKIVYLTLNAVSNYIRTPTRPDYIAHRDFTPIQTVDDDSLLRLARAHRQAAE